ATTAATTCCCccagtttaaattaatttcttcccagtttAATTAATCCCCCAGTTTTAATTAGTTTCTCCCCAATTTAATTAATTCCCTgcagtttaaattaatttctccccAATTTCAATCATTTCCccaatttaaattaatttcttctcatttcctttatttctcccCAATTAATTACccattaatttcaattttttacccactaaattaaatttttctccagtttaaattaatttctgtcccaaattgaaattaattttacagaatttaaatttcttGTTTGCCccaatttaaattaatttctccccctaatttaaattaattctccccctatttaaattaatttttactccCAATTTAAACCCATCCCCctcaatttaaatttatttttgcctcaagttttaattaatttctgccCCCAATTTGAATCAATCCCCCcaatttaaattcatttttgttttctaattggAATTAATTTCCCCcaatttaaatccatttttgccccaatttaaattcatttttaccttcaattttcattaatttctgcCCCAATTTTAAATCAATCCCCCAACCTCTGATTGGCCAGAGGTTTTCAGTgatcctggggggggggggggggggggggggggggggggggggggggggggggggggggggggggggggggggggggggggggggggggggggggggggggggggggggggggggggggggggggggggggggggggggggggggggggggggggggggggggggggggggggggggggggggggggggggggggggggggggggggggggggggggggggggggggggggggggggggggggggggggggggggggggggggggggggggggggggggggggggggggggggggggggggggggggggggggggggggggggggggggggggggggggggggggggggggggggggggggggggggggggggggggggggggggggggggggggggggggggggggggggggggggggggggggggggggggggggggggggggggggggggggggggggggggggggggggggggggggggggggggggggggggggggggggggggggggggggggggggggggggggggggggggggggggggggggggggggggggggggggggggggggggggggggggggggggggggggggggggggggggggggggggggggggggggggggggggggggggggggggggggggggggggggggggggggggggggggggggggggggggggggggggggggggggggggggggggggggggggggggggggggggggggggggggggggggggggggggggggggggggggggggggggggggggggggggggggggggggggggggggggggggggggggggggggggggggggggggggggggggggggggggggggggggggggggggggggggggggggggggggggggggggggggggggggggggggggggggggggggggggggggggggggggggggggggggggggggggggggggggggggggggggggggggggggggggggggggggggggggggggggggggggggggggggggggggggggggggggggggggggggggggggggggggggggggggggggggggggggggggggggggggggggggggggggggggggggggggggggggggggggggggggggggggggggggggggggggggggggggggggggggggggggggggggggggggggggggggggggggggggggggggggggggggggggggggggggggggggggggggggggggggggggggggggggggggggggggggggggggggggggggggggggggggggggggggggggggggggggggggggggggggggggggggggggggggggggggggggggggggggggggggggggggggggggggggggggggggggggggggggggggggggggggggggggggggggggggggggggggggggggggggggggggggggggggggggggggggggggggggggggggggggggggggggggggggggggggggggggggggggggggggggggggggggggggggggggggggggggggggggggggggggggggggggggggggggggggggggggggggggggggggggggggggggggggggggggggggggggggggggggggggggggggggggggggggggggggggggggggggggggggggggggggggggggggggggggggggggggggggggggggggggggggggggggggggggcgctcgGGAACGGGAAACTGGGGGGAAactggggggaaatgggaaaaatggggaggaaaTTGGGGGGGAAATCgggaaaatttgggggaaagttgggaaaattgggggaaaatgggaaaattggagggaaattggaaaaaatgggaaaattgggggaacattgggaaaaatgtgaaaatttgggggaaatgggaaaatttggggagaaatggggaaattggggggaaaatggggaaaaccagaggaaatgggagaatttgggaaatggagggaaaattggggaagaatgggcaaaaatgggaaaaatcaggggaaaaaagggggagaaatggggaaaattggggggaaatggagaaatttgGGGAGAATTGGGAACATTGGTGGGAAatggggaggaaatgggaaagaatGGGGGGatggaggaaatgggaaaatgggaaaatttggggggaaatggggaaaattaggaggaaatgcagggaaatgaggaaaaatgagggaaatgggaaaaattggggggaaaatggggaaatagggaaaagagaggaatgggggaaaatgggggaaatggggaaaataaggAGGAAATGGGGGGGAAATTNNNNNNNNNNNNNNNNNNNNNNNNNNNNNNNNNNNNNNNNNNNNNNNNNNNNNNNNNNNNNGAAAGGGGAATTGAGGGAAAATGTGGAACAATGAGGAGGAAATggaggggaaatgggggaagtgagagggaaatgggggaattgggaaaaaacagggaggaaatggggggaaaagtgggaaaaatgggaggGAAATGGTGAAATTTGGAGAAAATTGGGGAAGAATGGGGGAAattggggggagggaggggaaataggggaaatgggaaagaatgGGGGAAATTGGGTAAAAATGGGGgaattggggaaaattgggaGGAAATtgaggggaaatggggaaaattggggggaaaatggggggtTCTCTCCCCATTACTGGGTTCCCCATTTTCAAGGttctctccccatttttggggttctcTCCCCGTTTATTTTTTTGGGTTCCCTAATTTTGGGTTCCCCTTTGTCAagtttctctctccatttttgGGTTCCCCATTTCTGGGGTCCTGCCCCCTTTTTGTGGTTCTCTCCCAATTTTGGGTTCCCCATTTTCAGGTTTCTGTCCCCAGTTTTGGGCTCCCCATTTTCGGGGTCCTGCCCCAATTTTGGGATCCTGCCCCATTTTTGGGTTCCCCATTTTGGGGTCCTGCCCTGTTTTCAGGTTCCCCGTTTTTGGGATCCTGCCCTGTTTTTGGGATCCTGCCCCATTTTGGGGTCCTGCCCCGTTTTTGGGGTCCTGCCCCATTTTGGGGTCCTGCCCCATTTTCGGGGTCCTGCCCCATTTTTGGGTCCTGCCCCATTTTTGGGTCCTGCCCTGTTTTCGGGTCCTGCCCCATTTTTGGGTCCTGCCCCATTTTTGGGTCCTGCCCTGTTTTCGGGGTCCTGCCCCATTTTTGGGTCCTGCCCCATTTTTGGGTCCTGCCCTGTTTTCGGGGTCCTGCCCCATTTTTGGGTCCTGCCCCATTTTTGGGTCCTGCCCTGTTTGGGGATCCTGCCCCATTTTTGGGTCCTGCCCCATTTTTGGGTCCTGCCCTGTTTTCGGGGTCCTGCCCCATTTTTGGGTCCTGCCCCATTTTTGGGTCCTGCCCTGTTTTCGGGGTCCTGCCCCATTTTTGGGTCCTGCCCCATTTTTGGGTCCTGCCCTGTTTTCGGGGTCCTGCCCCATTTTTGGGTCCTGCCCCATTTTTGGGTCCTGCCCTGTTTTCGGGTCCTGCCCCATTTTTGGGTCCTGCCCCATTTTTGGGTCCTGCCCTGTTTTCGGGGTCCTGCCCCATTTTTGGGTCCTGCCCCATTTTTGGGTCCTGCCCTGTTTCGGGGTCCTGCCCGTTCCGGGGTCCCTGACTGAGctctccccccagccctgcagctgcccctggtgggggggggggggggggggggggggggggggagatgctggggctgcccccGCCCCCCTTCCTGGTGCCGCGCAGCCTGGAGAGGTGAGGACACGCCCCCGAGCCCCGATTGgctggggggagggggagggggaggatCCTGTGCTCTGATTGGTCAGCAGAGGGCCATGTGCTCTGATTGGCCAGAGGTTTAGGAGGATCCTGTGTTCTGATTGGTCAGAGTTTTTCAGCGATCATGTGCTGCGATTGGTCAACAGAGGGTCATGTGCGCTGATTGGCCAGAGGGGCGGTGGAATCCTGTGCCCTGATTGGCCGGCAGGCCGTCATGAGCTCTGATTGGCCAGAGGTTTTCAGTAATCCTGTGCTCTGATTGGCCAGTATAGGGTTCTGTGCCCTGATTGGCTGTAGGTTAAGCGGGAACCTGTGCCCTGATTGGTCAGCAGAGGATCATATGTTCTGATTGGCCAGAGGTTTTCAGTGATCCTGTGTCCTGATTGGCCGTCTGGAGGGATCCCAGACTCAGACTGGCTGGCGCAGGGTCATGTGTCCTGATTGGCCAGAGATCGGAGAGGATTCCATGCTCTGATTGGCTAAAACTCCAGTGAGATAACGTGAGCTGATTGGCTGAGCACAGGCTTGTGCTGATTGGCCGGATGGACAGGAGTTTGCAGGTGGTGATTGGCCGGAAATTCATGGAGGTCCTGTGCTCTGATTGGCCGGAGCTTCAGGGGGATTGTGTGCTCTGATTGGCTGGACAGGAGGCTTTGCTCAGCGATTGGTCGGATGTTTAGGAGCCTGCAGGTGCTGattggctgctgctctgagggctggCAGGCCCTGATTGGCCAGAGCTGTGTGGCTGCAtgggcaggagagctgtgtgCTCATTGGCCAGGACTGTGAGAGGCCCCAGGTGCTGATTAGCCAGAAGCCCCTGGGTGCTGATTGGCCAGGCAGGATTCCTGTGCTGCAATTGGCCAGGGCTGTGATTCCCTGTGTGCTGATTGGCTGGGCCTTCCCCCTACCCTGACCTGATTGGTTGGGAACTCACCATACCCTGAACTGATTGGCTGGGCTCTCTTCATGCTCTGAGCTGATTGGCTGAGCTCTCCCCTTGCTCCCCCAGCATCGAGATCGACCAGAAGCTGCAGGAGATTATGAAGCAGACGGGGTACCTGACTGTGGGGGGACAGGTGAGTGACAGGGGTACCTGACTGTGGGGGGACAGGTGAGTGACAGGGGTACCTGACTGTGGGGGGACAGGTGAGTGACAGGGGTACCTGACTGTGGGGGGACAGGTGAGTGACAGGGGTACCTGACTGTGGGGGGACAGGTGAGTGACAGGGGTACCTGACTGTGGGGGGACAGGTGAGTGACAGGGGTACCTGACTGTGGGGGGACAGGTGAGTGACAGGGGTACCTGACTGTGGGGGGACAGGTGAGTGACAGGGGTACCTGACTGTGGGGGGACAGGTGAGTGACGGGGGTATGTGGTTATGGAGGTGGTTACCTGGCTGTGGGGGTTACCTGGCTATGGGGTTACCTGGCCGTGGGCAcacaggtgagcccaggtggTCCCTGACCCCCCATCCCCCCCAGCGGTACCAGGCAGAGATCAATGACCTGGAGAACCTGGGCGAGATCGGCAGCGGCACCTGCGGGCAGGTGTGGAAGATGCGCTTCCGCAAGACCGGGCACGTCATCGCCGTCAAGGTGGGACGGGGGGGCTGAGAGATGGGGGGGCATTGGAGGGGGGGCTGAGAGACATTGGGGTGAcccctgtgcttggggacatTGGGGTGACCCCATGACCTCCCCCGTGACCCCTGTGACTGTGGGTACATTGGGGTGACCCCCCCGTGACCCCTGTGACCTGGGGGACGTTGGGGTGACCCCCCAGTGACCTCCCCTGTGACCCCTGTGACTGTGGGTACATTGGGGTGACCCCCCCGTGACCCCTGTGACGTTGGGGATGTTGGGGTGACCCCCCCGTGACCCCCCCGTGCCCCCCCAGCAAATGCGGCGCTCGGGGAACCGCGAGGAGAACAAGCGGATCCTGATGGACCTGGACGTGGTGCTCAAGAGCCACGACTGCCCCTACATCGTGCAGTGCTTCGGCACCTTC
The genomic region above belongs to Ficedula albicollis isolate OC2 unplaced genomic scaffold, FicAlb1.5 N01370, whole genome shotgun sequence and contains:
- the LOC101808780 gene encoding dual specificity mitogen-activated protein kinase kinase 7-like yields the protein MLGLPPPPFLVPRSLESIEIDQKLQEIMKQTGYLTVGGQRYQAEINDLENLGEIGSGTCGQVWKMRFRKTGHVIAVKQMRRSGNREENKRILMDLDVVLKSHDCPYIVQCFGTFITNTDVFIAMELMGTCAEKLKKRIQGPIPERILGKMTVAVSGTGT